The genomic region ATCGCGAGAGCACGGCAATATTACGAAGCGGGTTCGCTGTAGTTGCAAGACCGCGGCGGTCGAGATAAATCTCGACCGCTCCCAATTCTAGCGAGAAGCCGCGGCGGTCGAGATAAATCTCGACCGCTCCCTTTTTAGAGCGCCCGCTAGAGCTTTCTCGCGATAGGGAGGACGGCGCGGACTTCGGTACCATAGCCCGGGGTCGGCCGGATCGTCGCGCCTTCCGACAGCTCCGTGATGAGATAGATGCCGCGCCCGCCTTCGGATAGGAGATCCTCCGGAAGCGTCGCGGCCATCGGGCGCATACCCGGCCCCGTATCGCGGATCGTCACGACCGGTTTTTCACCCATCCAATCGACGTCGACTTCGACGAGCCCAGGCGCGTGCTCGACCGTATTGGCGAGGATCTCGCCGAGTATGAGCTCGCCCATGAAGACCTGCTCCGGATCGAGCGCTAGGCGGCGCAAGTAGGCCATGATCTCGTGTCGCGAGGCGTGCGCGGTGAACGCGTCGCTCGAGTGAAAGCGCCACATCCGCTTGAGACCCGAGGCATCCGCAGACGTCGCGTCGTGGTCGACGTGCGAGAACTGGATGAGCATGAGCGCCGCATCGTCGAGCGGCGGGCGCCCCCGAAAGATGAGGTCCTTCACAGCCAACGCGGGCCGCCCGATCGAGGTGTTCCCGACGACGAGCGCGACCGCTTCGGCAAGCCGTTCTTCGATGCCGAGCACGTCGTGCGAGAATTCGACGAGACCATCGGTATAGAGCGCGACGACCGAATCGGGAGTCACCGGCACGACGTGATTGACGACGGCGATCGGGTCGCCGATGCCGAGCGGCAGCTCGCCCGTGGGCAGATGCTCAGCTGGTCTGTTCCCGTCGTACGCGATCATCGGCGGCGGGTGCCCGGCTGACGCGTATGTCAGGCTCCTGCGCGTCTGATCGACGAAGCCGACGAGCGCCGTCACGAGCGTATCAGGATCTTGGCGGCGCAAGATGCGATCAGTCTCTTCCAATATCTTCGCCGGATCGTCCATTCGCTGCGCGAGGGTGAAGATCGCTTGCCGCAGCCGCCCGACGACGACCGAAGCCGACAGCCCATGGCCCGCGACATCGCCGATCGAAAAGCACAATCGGCCGTCGGGCAGCTCGAACGCGTCGAACCAGTCGCCGCCGACGAGCGCGTCGCGCTCGGCCGGCAGATAGACGGCATCCAGACGCATGCCGTTCGGCTTCGGCAGTTCTTTCGGCAAGAAGACGTCTTGCAGCGTCTCCGCGATGCGCTTCGTCCGCTCGAGCGCTTTCTTCTGAGCGTCGATGTCGATATTGCTGCCGTACCAGCGCACGATCGTGCCGTTCGCATCGCGCAGCGGTTCGGCGCGGGTCAAGAACCAATGGAAGAGCCCGTCGTGGCGGCGCAGACGGAACTCCATCTCGAACGAATCGCCGGTCGCGATGGAATGCGGCCAGCGCCGCATGACTTCGAGGAAGTCGTCGGGATGATGTGCGGCTTGCCAACCCCAACCCGACGCCTCATCGGGCGTCTGCCCGGTGTACTCGTACCAGCGCCGGTTGTACCAGTCGATCCAGCCCTCCGAATCAGCCGTCCAGCAGATGACGGGGATAGCCTCGGCCAAAACGCGGAAACGTCGCTCGGAGTCGATGAGCAACGCTTCACGCTCGCGCAACGCCTCGCCGGCGCGCTTGAGCGCATCGATGTCGATCGCCGTGCCATACCAGCGCACGACCTTGCCGTCGGAACCGAACATCGGTGCCGCGCTCACGTGCAGCCAGACGAATTGGCCGTCGGGGCGGCGCACGCGCGCCTCGAGCGTCATCTCCGTGCTCGTCTTCAGCGCGCGCATGAGGATCGCGACGGTCCTGGCGAGATCGTCGGGGTGCACGATCTTGCGCCAGGCAAGATCAAGGACGGCGTCTTCAGCGAAGCCGCTGAACTCGAGCCAGCGGCGATTGACGAACTCGACCGTTCCGTCGGCACGCGCGGTGAAGATCATGCCGGGCATCGTGTCGGCGGCGGCTCTCCACGCTTCGAAGCCTTCGTCGCTGATGACGGTGGTCAAGCCCGGTTTTCCATTTCTCGACTTCGCACGATAGCGATATACGAGCGGCCGCCCGAACATGTTCGCGTTCGGCGGCGGTACGTCATTAAGCGTTTCGTTTTAGGGGAGGGGCGAGGCCTTCACGTCTTCGGTGCGCCGAGAACGTCGAGCTCCCGCCCGAGCATTCCCGAAGCGAGATTCGTCTCGATGACCAGAGCAAGCGTGCCAAGCAAGAGCAGCAGCACGCCCATGACCGTCAGCACGACCGCAAGCCACGGCACGACCGATTGCATGACGTTGTCGAGCGCGATCGTCAGACTCGTGACGATGAAGAAACCGATCGCGCCGTAGTACGCCGACAACGCGCGCGCGACGTAGACCGAACGCTTTCGATACATGCGCAAGATGTCGGTCAGCTCAGCGCTCGCGCTGCCGCTCATCGCTCGACCATGCGAGGCGAGATGATCGCCGAGCGCGCGAGCGCGATCGACGATGCG from Candidatus Eremiobacteraceae bacterium harbors:
- a CDS encoding PAS domain-containing protein, producing the protein MTTVISDEGFEAWRAAADTMPGMIFTARADGTVEFVNRRWLEFSGFAEDAVLDLAWRKIVHPDDLARTVAILMRALKTSTEMTLEARVRRPDGQFVWLHVSAAPMFGSDGKVVRWYGTAIDIDALKRAGEALREREALLIDSERRFRVLAEAIPVICWTADSEGWIDWYNRRWYEYTGQTPDEASGWGWQAAHHPDDFLEVMRRWPHSIATGDSFEMEFRLRRHDGLFHWFLTRAEPLRDANGTIVRWYGSNIDIDAQKKALERTKRIAETLQDVFLPKELPKPNGMRLDAVYLPAERDALVGGDWFDAFELPDGRLCFSIGDVAGHGLSASVVVGRLRQAIFTLAQRMDDPAKILEETDRILRRQDPDTLVTALVGFVDQTRRSLTYASAGHPPPMIAYDGNRPAEHLPTGELPLGIGDPIAVVNHVVPVTPDSVVALYTDGLVEFSHDVLGIEERLAEAVALVVGNTSIGRPALAVKDLIFRGRPPLDDAALMLIQFSHVDHDATSADASGLKRMWRFHSSDAFTAHASRHEIMAYLRRLALDPEQVFMGELILGEILANTVEHAPGLVEVDVDWMGEKPVVTIRDTGPGMRPMAATLPEDLLSEGGRGIYLITELSEGATIRPTPGYGTEVRAVLPIARKL
- a CDS encoding DUF2721 domain-containing protein, producing the protein MNPFTAHTPQSSLAIISAMITPAILILASGNLVASTLTRLGRIVDRARALGDHLASHGRAMSGSASAELTDILRMYRKRSVYVARALSAYYGAIGFFIVTSLTIALDNVMQSVVPWLAVVLTVMGVLLLLLGTLALVIETNLASGMLGRELDVLGAPKT